In the genome of Enterococcus hirae ATCC 9790, one region contains:
- a CDS encoding CoA-binding protein, translating into MSFENPTQEKIFDYLKTAKTIAIVGLSNKEERTSYQIARFLQERGYRIIPVNPLLAGEIILGEKVYASLQEIQEPIDIVDIFRRSEFLPEVAADFLQTQAKVFWAQLGIANEEAANKLQSANRKDIIMDRCIKIEWNNMNEKDN; encoded by the coding sequence ATGTCATTTGAAAATCCAACACAAGAAAAAATCTTCGATTATTTAAAAACAGCAAAAACGATTGCAATTGTTGGTTTGAGTAACAAGGAAGAACGAACAAGTTACCAAATTGCTCGATTTCTGCAAGAACGGGGATATCGTATCATTCCAGTGAACCCATTATTAGCAGGAGAGATCATTTTAGGCGAAAAGGTCTATGCATCGCTACAGGAAATCCAAGAACCGATCGATATCGTGGATATTTTTCGGCGTAGTGAATTTTTGCCAGAGGTAGCTGCTGACTTTTTACAGACTCAAGCAAAAGTATTTTGGGCGCAATTAGGTATCGCAAATGAAGAAGCAGCAAACAAGCTTCAATCAGCAAATCGCAAAGACATCATCATGGATCGTTGTATAAAAATCGAGTGGAACAATATGAACGAAAAAGATAACTAA
- the plsY gene encoding glycerol-3-phosphate 1-O-acyltransferase PlsY has translation MKLILLLVLAYLLGSIPSGVWIGKLFFKKDIRQHGSGNTGTTNTFRVLGKTAGTIVLFMDILKGTLATCLPVIFHVTTINPLWFGVCAILGHTFPIFAGFKGGKAVATSAGMLLGFNPLFFIYSSIIFVVTLFCTSMVSLTSMISATLITLSTIILPYIAPGILPKQNWLLTIIAFLVSAFIFYRHKENILRIKNHTESRIPFGLNSSKKKN, from the coding sequence ATGAAATTAATTTTATTATTGGTACTTGCCTATCTTCTAGGCTCGATTCCTTCGGGGGTTTGGATAGGTAAATTATTTTTCAAAAAAGACATCCGCCAACATGGTAGCGGAAATACTGGCACCACCAATACTTTTAGAGTTTTAGGAAAAACAGCAGGTACAATTGTGTTGTTCATGGATATCTTGAAAGGAACCTTGGCAACTTGCTTACCAGTTATTTTCCACGTTACAACCATTAATCCCCTATGGTTTGGTGTTTGTGCGATCTTAGGTCATACATTCCCTATTTTCGCTGGCTTCAAAGGAGGCAAAGCAGTTGCAACAAGTGCTGGAATGTTACTTGGATTCAATCCTCTATTTTTTATCTATTCCAGTATCATCTTCGTTGTTACGCTCTTTTGTACTAGTATGGTAAGTTTAACAAGTATGATCAGTGCAACTTTGATCACTTTATCAACGATTATCCTTCCTTACATCGCACCTGGTATCTTACCTAAGCAAAACTGGCTATTGACGATCATTGCATTTTTAGTTTCTGCCTTTATTTTCTATCGCCATAAAGAGAATATCCTACGAATCAAAAACCATACAGAAAGTCGTATCCCCTTCGGATTGAATAGTAGTAAGAAAAAAAATTGA
- a CDS encoding aldose 1-epimerase family protein: MTVIIQNDQLIAEIAEHGAELVSLKSKDNNLEYIWQADPAYWGRHAPVLFPFVGRLKDDQYTYQGKTYSMGQHGFARDMDFEVIEHGQELASFLLRSTPETKKNYPFDFELVISYELGGDGITVHYQVANTGEEEMFFSIGGHPAFNVPLEEGLTFDDFYLAFSPKKSRLRLPLSGPYIDMEQKTLGQTNTNLALVHDLFENDALVFETKGLNAYAIRSEKSSHSVTLSYKDMPYVGIWSPYPKEAPFVCIEPWCGIADTVSSSGELMEKAGINQLGAHEIFQTKYSITVK, from the coding sequence ATGACTGTAATCATTCAAAATGATCAATTGATTGCTGAAATTGCTGAACATGGAGCAGAATTGGTCAGTTTAAAATCAAAGGATAATAATCTTGAGTATATTTGGCAAGCTGATCCAGCGTATTGGGGAAGACATGCGCCCGTTTTATTTCCATTTGTTGGAAGATTAAAGGATGACCAATACACGTACCAAGGAAAGACTTATTCAATGGGGCAACATGGCTTTGCGAGAGATATGGATTTTGAAGTAATCGAACATGGTCAAGAATTAGCCAGCTTTTTGTTAAGAAGTACACCCGAGACCAAAAAAAATTATCCTTTTGATTTTGAATTAGTGATTTCTTATGAATTAGGTGGAGATGGGATCACTGTTCATTATCAAGTGGCTAATACTGGAGAAGAAGAAATGTTCTTTTCGATTGGGGGTCACCCAGCCTTTAATGTTCCTCTGGAAGAAGGATTGACTTTTGATGATTTTTATCTTGCGTTTTCACCTAAAAAATCACGTTTGCGTTTACCTTTAAGTGGGCCATATATCGATATGGAACAAAAAACACTTGGACAAACAAATACCAACCTTGCATTAGTACACGATCTTTTTGAAAATGATGCACTAGTATTTGAAACGAAAGGATTGAACGCTTATGCCATCCGTAGTGAAAAATCTAGCCACAGTGTGACATTGAGTTATAAAGATATGCCATATGTTGGGATTTGGTCACCTTATCCAAAAGAAGCGCCTTTTGTTTGTATCGAACCTTGGTGTGGTATCGCAGATACAGTAAGCAGCTCGGGAGAATTGATGGAAAAAGCTGGAATCAATCAACTAGGCGCACATGAAATTTTTCAAACAAAATATTCGATTACGGTAAAATAG
- the codY gene encoding GTP-sensing pleiotropic transcriptional regulator CodY, with translation MTDLLTKTRNINKLLQQKNTFDLRADLPYDKMAVTLGAILDSNVYIISSEGVLLGYDERHDVNNERIKMMFVEKQFPDSYTDTVDQLNKTEANIPISSEMTAFPFEAREKYPFGLTTVVPIFGAGERLGTIILSRMEQAFTDEDLVLAEYGATVVGMQILYQKSRSIEADVRSATAVQMAINTLSYSELKAVQAIFDALEGDEGRLTASNIADKIGITRSVIVNALRKLESAGIIESRSLGMKGTYLKVLNSRFKEELTKHSY, from the coding sequence ATGACGGATTTATTAACAAAAACCCGCAATATCAACAAATTATTACAACAAAAAAATACTTTCGATCTGCGAGCTGATTTACCTTACGATAAAATGGCTGTGACATTAGGTGCTATTTTAGATAGTAATGTCTATATCATTAGCAGTGAAGGAGTTTTATTAGGCTATGATGAACGTCATGATGTCAACAATGAACGGATAAAAATGATGTTTGTTGAAAAGCAATTTCCCGATTCTTATACTGACACAGTTGATCAATTGAACAAAACGGAAGCCAATATTCCGATCAGTAGTGAAATGACTGCTTTTCCTTTTGAAGCAAGAGAAAAATACCCATTTGGTTTGACGACAGTAGTCCCTATTTTTGGTGCTGGCGAGCGGTTAGGAACCATTATTTTATCAAGGATGGAACAAGCCTTTACCGATGAAGACCTAGTGTTAGCTGAATATGGTGCGACGGTAGTCGGCATGCAGATCCTTTATCAAAAATCACGTAGTATTGAAGCGGATGTCAGAAGTGCAACAGCTGTCCAAATGGCGATCAATACTTTGTCTTATAGCGAATTGAAGGCAGTTCAAGCGATTTTTGATGCCTTAGAAGGCGATGAAGGACGTTTAACAGCATCCAATATTGCGGATAAAATTGGGATCACTCGCTCAGTGATCGTCAATGCATTACGTAAATTAGAGTCAGCTGGGATCATTGAATCACGCTCCCTTGGGATGAAAGGGACGTATTTAAAAGTTCTAAATTCCAGATTCAAAGAAGAATTAACAAAACACAGTTACTAA
- the hslU gene encoding ATP-dependent protease ATPase subunit HslU, translated as MYELKQTPRQIVNELDQYIIGQQAAKKSVAVALRNRYRRLQLDEKMQQDITPKNMLMIGPTGVGKTEIARRLAKIVNAPFVKVEATKFTEVGYVGRDVESMVRDLVENAIQIVEKEQYSRVYTEAKKRAEKRLVKVLVPGIKKEQKQTGNQFEQMMNMFNVAQQNTAEPQEEVTEEIRVNRKTVLEQLQKGLLDNRQVTIEIEEQKKPAPMMNNGLEQMGIDLNETLGALTPKKKVERTLAVKDALELLIKEESSKLVKDADIHSEAIQLAQSSGIIFIDEIDKITSKSQQSGEVSREGVQRDILPIVEGSQVNTKYGVIQTDHVLFIASGAFHLSKPSDLIPELQGRFPIRVELDDLTADDFIKILTEPNNALIKQYVALIGTENVSVIFTKEAIEKIAQIAYDVNRDTDNIGARRLHTILEKLLEDLLFEAPDMQMGEITITEAYVEEKLGSIVANEDLSRFIL; from the coding sequence ATGTATGAATTAAAACAAACACCAAGACAAATCGTTAATGAATTAGATCAATATATCATTGGACAACAAGCAGCTAAAAAATCAGTTGCGGTTGCTTTGCGCAATCGCTATCGCCGTTTACAATTAGATGAAAAAATGCAACAAGATATCACACCTAAAAATATGCTGATGATCGGACCAACAGGGGTAGGGAAAACAGAGATCGCTCGCCGATTGGCAAAAATCGTCAACGCTCCTTTCGTGAAAGTAGAAGCAACGAAATTTACAGAAGTAGGTTATGTTGGTCGAGATGTGGAGTCGATGGTTCGTGATCTAGTAGAAAATGCGATCCAGATCGTTGAAAAAGAACAATATAGTCGTGTATATACTGAAGCTAAGAAAAGAGCAGAAAAACGATTAGTAAAAGTGCTGGTTCCTGGAATTAAAAAAGAACAAAAACAAACAGGAAATCAATTTGAACAAATGATGAACATGTTCAATGTTGCGCAACAAAATACAGCAGAACCGCAAGAAGAAGTGACTGAAGAAATCCGTGTCAATCGGAAAACGGTTCTAGAACAATTACAAAAAGGTTTACTTGATAACCGTCAAGTAACAATCGAAATAGAAGAACAAAAGAAACCAGCTCCAATGATGAACAATGGTTTGGAACAGATGGGCATTGATTTAAATGAAACATTAGGGGCGCTAACACCGAAGAAAAAGGTTGAGCGCACGTTAGCAGTAAAAGATGCACTTGAACTGTTGATCAAAGAAGAATCAAGTAAACTAGTCAAAGATGCTGACATCCATAGTGAAGCCATTCAATTAGCACAATCAAGCGGGATCATTTTTATTGATGAAATCGATAAAATCACTTCAAAATCACAACAATCTGGTGAAGTATCACGTGAAGGCGTCCAAAGAGATATCCTGCCAATCGTTGAAGGTTCACAAGTGAACACGAAGTATGGAGTTATCCAAACGGATCACGTCTTATTTATTGCTTCTGGTGCCTTCCATTTATCAAAACCAAGTGATTTGATTCCAGAATTGCAAGGACGTTTTCCAATACGTGTAGAATTAGATGATTTAACTGCAGATGACTTTATTAAAATCTTGACTGAACCAAACAATGCACTAATCAAACAATACGTAGCATTAATTGGTACAGAAAATGTTTCAGTTATCTTTACGAAAGAAGCAATTGAGAAAATCGCTCAAATCGCTTATGATGTGAACCGCGATACAGACAATATCGGAGCTAGACGTTTGCACACGATCTTAGAAAAATTGTTAGAAGACTTATTGTTTGAAGCACCTGACATGCAAATGGGAGAAATCACGATTACGGAAGCTTATGTAGAAGAAAAATTAGGTTCGATTGTAGCAAATGAAGATTTAAGTCGTTTTATTTTATAA
- the hslV gene encoding ATP-dependent protease subunit HslV, whose translation MVESQFHSTTICAVEKDGKFAMAGDGQVTMGESVVMKGSARKVRRIYNDEVIVGFAGSVADAFTLEEKFEGKLNEYNGNLQRAAVELAQEWRTQQSMQKLEAMLIVMNEKEMLLVSGTGEVIAPDDGILAIGSGGNFALAAARAMKNYAQNDMSAKEIAENALNIAADICIFTNHNIIVEEL comes from the coding sequence ATGGTAGAATCACAATTTCATTCAACGACGATTTGTGCCGTTGAAAAAGATGGAAAATTTGCAATGGCAGGTGACGGTCAAGTTACAATGGGCGAATCCGTGGTGATGAAAGGAAGCGCAAGAAAAGTCCGTCGAATCTATAATGATGAAGTCATCGTAGGATTTGCTGGAAGTGTCGCAGACGCATTTACATTGGAAGAAAAATTTGAAGGCAAATTAAATGAATACAATGGTAATTTACAGCGAGCTGCAGTGGAATTAGCGCAAGAATGGCGGACACAACAGTCCATGCAAAAACTAGAAGCAATGTTGATCGTAATGAATGAAAAAGAAATGTTATTAGTTTCAGGTACTGGGGAAGTGATTGCACCAGATGATGGAATTTTGGCTATTGGTTCAGGAGGGAATTTTGCATTAGCTGCTGCTCGAGCAATGAAGAACTACGCACAAAACGACATGAGTGCCAAAGAAATCGCAGAGAATGCATTGAATATTGCAGCAGACATTTGTATCTTTACAAATCATAATATTATTGTGGAAGAATTATAG
- the xerC gene encoding tyrosine recombinase XerC: MLEQTWKDKFLRYLIVERGYSEKTREAYEEDLTNFERFLTESGEDDLLKINHLDVRVYLSYLTDERYSRNSISRKIASLRSFYQYLLKEEVIKENPFSYVHLKKKNLKLPRFFYENEMQVLFDSVKGEKPLDLRNQALLEVLYGSGIRLSECSNLKLAEIDFDSEVMLIHGKGNKERYAPLGSFAQDALQEYFEKGRKVLMDKYHKSHDYVFVNHHGEPITPTGIEYVLNQVIKKSSLDSSIHPHMLRHTFATHLLNNGADMRTVQELLGHANLSTTQIYAHVTKESLQKNYRSFHPRA; this comes from the coding sequence ATGCTAGAACAAACGTGGAAAGATAAGTTTTTGCGTTATTTAATCGTGGAACGTGGTTACTCTGAAAAAACACGAGAAGCATACGAGGAAGACCTCACTAATTTTGAAAGATTTCTTACAGAATCAGGAGAGGATGATTTATTAAAAATCAATCACTTAGATGTTCGAGTGTATTTAAGTTACCTAACTGATGAAAGATATAGCAGAAATTCGATCAGTCGTAAGATTGCAAGTCTGCGCTCTTTTTATCAATACCTTTTAAAAGAAGAAGTGATCAAAGAAAATCCTTTTTCTTATGTCCACCTAAAAAAGAAAAATTTGAAACTACCTCGCTTTTTTTATGAGAATGAAATGCAAGTATTATTTGACAGTGTCAAAGGAGAAAAACCTTTAGATTTGAGGAACCAAGCGCTATTAGAAGTTCTTTACGGTTCGGGGATTCGATTAAGCGAGTGCAGTAATTTGAAACTAGCAGAAATCGATTTCGACTCCGAAGTCATGTTGATTCATGGTAAAGGGAATAAAGAACGGTATGCACCACTTGGTTCATTCGCACAAGATGCCTTACAAGAGTATTTTGAAAAAGGGCGAAAGGTGCTGATGGATAAATACCACAAGAGTCATGACTATGTTTTTGTGAACCATCATGGTGAACCAATTACGCCAACAGGGATCGAGTATGTATTGAATCAAGTGATTAAAAAGAGTAGTTTAGATAGTTCGATCCATCCACATATGCTGCGGCATACCTTTGCTACACACTTGCTGAATAATGGTGCAGATATGCGGACAGTTCAAGAGCTGTTGGGTCATGCTAATCTATCTACTACACAGATCTATGCTCACGTGACAAAAGAAAGTTTACAAAAAAATTATCGCTCGTTTCATCCAAGAGCGTAA
- the trmFO gene encoding FADH(2)-oxidizing methylenetetrahydrofolate--tRNA-(uracil(54)-C(5))-methyltransferase TrmFO — MATMKKTFKNKMRRGLYLKTVNVIGAGLAGSEAAWQVAQAGVPVRLYEMRPVKSTEAHHTSNFAELVCSNSLRGNSLANAVGLLKEEMRRLNSVVITSADETAVPAGGALAVDRDSFSETITRKVKEHPLVTVINEEITEIPEGITIIATGPLTSHPLAESIKAFNGSDGFYFYDAAAPIVDKATIDMDKVYLKSRYDKGEAAYLNCPMTEEEFKAFHEALTTAEVAELKSFEKEKYFEGCMPIEVMAQRGFKTMLFGPMKPVGLEDPKTGKRPYAVIQLRQDNAAASLYNIVGFQTHLKWGEQKRVFRMIPGLENAEFVRYGVMHRNSFMNSPELLKPTYQSTKREDLFFAGQMTGVEGYVESAASGLLAGINAARLAKESEPIEFPRETAIGSMAYYITHAEGKHFQPMNANYGLFPELPERIRDKKTRYEAIAQRALQANEQIKKELIDEVTAQ; from the coding sequence ATGGCGACTATGAAGAAGACATTCAAAAATAAAATGAGAAGAGGTCTTTATTTGAAAACTGTTAATGTAATAGGTGCAGGATTAGCTGGAAGTGAAGCAGCTTGGCAAGTCGCTCAAGCAGGTGTTCCTGTTCGTCTATACGAGATGCGCCCAGTGAAATCAACAGAAGCACACCATACAAGTAATTTTGCAGAGTTAGTCTGTTCCAACTCCTTGAGAGGGAATAGTTTAGCAAATGCAGTAGGTTTATTAAAAGAAGAAATGCGACGGTTAAATTCAGTCGTGATCACTTCAGCTGATGAAACAGCTGTTCCAGCTGGCGGTGCCTTAGCAGTGGATCGGGATTCTTTTTCTGAGACGATCACACGTAAAGTCAAAGAACACCCGCTAGTAACAGTCATCAATGAAGAAATCACTGAAATTCCAGAAGGGATCACGATCATTGCTACTGGTCCCTTAACCTCTCACCCGTTAGCTGAAAGTATTAAAGCATTCAATGGTTCTGACGGATTCTATTTTTATGATGCAGCAGCACCGATCGTAGACAAAGCAACGATCGATATGGATAAAGTCTATTTAAAATCACGCTATGATAAAGGGGAAGCAGCTTATCTAAACTGTCCAATGACTGAAGAAGAGTTTAAAGCATTCCACGAAGCTTTAACAACAGCTGAAGTAGCCGAACTTAAATCATTTGAAAAAGAAAAATACTTTGAAGGCTGTATGCCGATCGAAGTGATGGCTCAGCGTGGCTTTAAAACAATGCTGTTTGGTCCAATGAAACCAGTTGGATTAGAAGATCCAAAAACCGGTAAACGCCCTTATGCGGTGATCCAGTTACGTCAGGACAATGCCGCTGCCTCATTGTATAACATCGTTGGTTTCCAAACGCACTTAAAATGGGGAGAACAAAAACGGGTTTTCCGTATGATCCCAGGTTTAGAAAACGCAGAATTTGTCCGTTATGGTGTAATGCACCGCAACAGTTTTATGAATTCACCAGAATTATTGAAACCAACTTATCAATCAACGAAGCGTGAAGACTTGTTCTTTGCAGGACAAATGACTGGTGTGGAAGGTTATGTTGAAAGTGCAGCTAGTGGTTTGCTTGCAGGGATCAATGCTGCTCGTTTAGCTAAAGAAAGTGAGCCGATTGAGTTTCCACGAGAAACAGCGATTGGGAGTATGGCGTATTATATTACACATGCTGAAGGAAAACATTTCCAACCAATGAATGCGAATTATGGTTTGTTCCCTGAATTACCAGAGCGCATTCGTGACAAAAAAACACGTTATGAAGCGATTGCTCAAAGAGCACTTCAGGCAAATGAACAAATAAAAAAAGAATTAATTGATGAAGTAACAGCTCAGTAA
- the topA gene encoding type I DNA topoisomerase codes for MAYKYLVIVESPAKAKTIEKYLGRNYKVMASVGHIRDLPKSKMGIDVENNYEPHYISIRGKGDVIKSLKSAAKKAQKVYLASDPDREGEAIAWHLAYLLGLDLSEKNRVVFNEITKEAVKAAFKEPRTIDVDLVDAQQARRALDRLVGYSISPILWRKVKKGLSAGRVQSIALKIIIDREKEIRDFIPEEYWSIDGNFKKTRKKFKANFWGIDGKKKKLPDAQSVKEVTDRIDGPDFTVQKVEKKERKRNPANPFTTSSLQQEAARKLNFRTRKTMMVAQQLYEGISLGKQGTVGLITYMRTDSTRIAETAKAEAATFIEETYGKEFSSHAQRKIKNAQGAQDAHEAVRPTSVLRTPEEIKQYLDKDQLKLYTLIWSRFVASQMTPAILDTMKVTLEQNGVLFIANGSKVKFKGFMQVYVEGRDDGKEDKENILPELAQGDIVQSVDIEPKQHFTQPPARFSEATLIRALEENGVGRPSTYAPTLDTIQRRYYVKLTQKRFEPTELGEIVNSLICDFFPQIVDIHFTAEMEGDLDKIEEGKEAWIEVVDRFYKPFEKELTNAEEKIEKIQIKDEPAGFDCDICGHPMVIKLGKYGKFYACSNFPDCRNTKPIVKEIGVTCPVCHEGQVIERKSKKNRIFYGCSRFPDCDFTSWDKPVGRNCPKCDQYLVEKKVKGGKQVVCINGDYEEDIQK; via the coding sequence ATGGCATATAAATATTTAGTGATTGTGGAATCACCTGCAAAGGCCAAAACCATTGAAAAATATCTTGGTCGTAATTATAAAGTAATGGCCAGTGTCGGTCATATACGTGATTTACCTAAAAGTAAAATGGGAATTGATGTCGAAAACAACTATGAACCCCATTATATTTCAATTCGCGGAAAAGGCGATGTGATCAAAAGTTTAAAATCAGCAGCAAAAAAAGCGCAAAAAGTTTATCTTGCAAGTGACCCGGATAGAGAAGGGGAAGCAATTGCTTGGCATTTAGCCTATTTACTAGGTTTAGATTTATCAGAAAAAAATCGTGTGGTTTTTAACGAAATTACTAAGGAAGCGGTAAAAGCAGCTTTCAAGGAACCAAGAACGATCGACGTGGATTTAGTGGATGCCCAACAAGCAAGACGGGCGTTAGACCGCTTGGTGGGCTACTCCATCAGTCCAATCCTATGGCGCAAAGTCAAAAAAGGATTAAGTGCTGGAAGAGTACAGTCTATTGCATTAAAAATTATCATTGATCGTGAAAAAGAAATCCGTGATTTCATTCCAGAAGAATACTGGAGCATTGACGGTAATTTCAAAAAAACACGTAAAAAATTTAAAGCAAACTTTTGGGGAATTGATGGCAAGAAAAAGAAATTGCCTGATGCCCAATCCGTAAAAGAAGTTACTGATCGTATTGATGGACCAGATTTCACCGTTCAAAAAGTCGAAAAGAAAGAACGGAAACGAAATCCAGCAAACCCATTTACTACGAGTAGCCTACAACAAGAAGCTGCTAGAAAATTGAATTTTAGAACACGGAAAACGATGATGGTTGCGCAACAATTATATGAAGGGATCTCCTTAGGTAAGCAAGGGACTGTAGGTTTGATCACATATATGCGTACCGATTCAACACGGATCGCTGAGACTGCGAAAGCAGAAGCGGCTACCTTCATCGAAGAAACTTACGGGAAAGAATTTTCTAGTCATGCACAACGTAAAATCAAAAATGCGCAAGGTGCGCAAGACGCCCATGAAGCAGTTCGCCCGACAAGTGTCCTACGTACTCCTGAGGAAATCAAACAATATTTAGACAAGGACCAATTAAAACTCTACACCCTTATCTGGTCACGATTTGTTGCTAGTCAAATGACACCAGCGATATTAGATACCATGAAAGTTACCTTAGAACAAAATGGCGTACTTTTTATTGCGAATGGCTCTAAAGTTAAATTTAAAGGGTTCATGCAAGTCTATGTTGAAGGCAGAGATGATGGGAAAGAAGATAAAGAAAATATCTTACCAGAACTAGCACAAGGGGACATTGTTCAATCAGTGGACATTGAACCGAAGCAACATTTCACACAACCGCCAGCAAGATTCAGTGAAGCAACTTTAATCCGTGCTTTGGAAGAAAATGGTGTGGGACGTCCTTCCACTTATGCGCCAACGCTGGATACGATCCAACGACGTTACTATGTCAAATTGACACAAAAACGCTTCGAACCAACTGAATTGGGTGAAATCGTCAATTCTTTGATTTGTGATTTCTTCCCCCAAATCGTCGATATCCATTTTACCGCTGAAATGGAAGGTGATTTGGATAAAATTGAAGAAGGAAAAGAAGCATGGATCGAAGTGGTGGATCGTTTCTACAAACCATTTGAAAAAGAATTGACCAATGCAGAAGAAAAAATCGAAAAAATTCAAATCAAAGATGAACCGGCTGGATTTGACTGTGATATTTGTGGGCATCCGATGGTTATAAAATTAGGAAAGTATGGTAAATTTTATGCATGTAGTAATTTTCCTGATTGTCGAAATACGAAACCAATTGTTAAAGAGATCGGTGTGACTTGTCCAGTTTGTCATGAGGGTCAGGTGATTGAACGCAAGTCTAAGAAAAACCGAATCTTTTACGGGTGTTCACGTTTTCCAGACTGTGACTTTACTTCTTGGGACAAACCAGTAGGACGAAATTGTCCGAAATGTGACCAGTATTTAGTTGAAAAGAAAGTCAAAGGCGGAAAACAAGTCGTATGTATCAATGGCGACTATGAAGAAGACATTCAAAAATAA
- the dprA gene encoding DNA-processing protein DprA, producing MDQIEGFLLKLAYAKGISSQGKWAVVQALLEAQTSELSSYEIIEIAKIVRHREKFQESWRQINQNFAKFKTAQSFITCLDPCYPPQLFHLATPPILLFYSGDLSLLKQKMLSVVGGRKTSVLAKKVVHELLTPVIDANYVIVSGCAKGIDTYAHLAAIKNTGKTIAVIGTGIKKAYPKENQFLQAEIGKNHLLLSEYPPYEGPKQYRFPMRNRIIAALSQGTCVIEAKQKSGSLITAQQALEIGRTVFSVPGNILTQYSTGSHQLIQDGAVCVISGEDLLFELKE from the coding sequence ATGGATCAGATTGAAGGATTTTTACTTAAATTAGCTTATGCGAAAGGAATTAGCAGTCAAGGAAAATGGGCGGTTGTCCAGGCTTTATTGGAAGCTCAAACAAGCGAGTTGTCTTCTTATGAAATCATTGAAATCGCAAAAATTGTTCGTCATCGAGAAAAATTTCAAGAAAGTTGGCGGCAAATCAATCAAAATTTTGCGAAATTTAAAACAGCTCAGTCATTCATTACTTGTCTTGACCCGTGCTATCCCCCGCAACTTTTTCATCTTGCGACACCACCGATTCTTTTATTTTATTCTGGTGATCTTTCTCTACTAAAACAAAAGATGCTCAGTGTGGTTGGGGGCAGGAAAACCTCGGTCTTGGCAAAAAAAGTTGTACATGAACTTTTAACTCCGGTCATAGATGCTAACTATGTCATCGTTAGTGGCTGTGCCAAAGGAATCGATACATACGCACATTTGGCTGCGATTAAAAATACTGGAAAGACGATTGCGGTAATCGGTACAGGAATTAAAAAAGCCTACCCAAAGGAAAACCAATTTCTTCAAGCAGAAATTGGAAAGAATCATCTTTTACTTAGTGAATATCCACCATATGAAGGACCAAAACAATACCGCTTTCCCATGAGAAATCGAATCATTGCTGCTTTGTCACAAGGCACTTGTGTCATTGAAGCAAAGCAAAAGAGTGGTTCTTTGATAACAGCACAACAAGCGTTAGAAATCGGTCGAACTGTTTTTTCTGTACCTGGAAATATTTTGACACAATACTCAACTGGCTCCCATCAACTAATTCAAGATGGTGCTGTTTGTGTGATTTCTGGTGAAGATTTATTGTTCGAGTTGAAAGAATAA